A genomic window from Glaciihabitans sp. INWT7 includes:
- a CDS encoding TetR/AcrR family transcriptional regulator translates to MLSSEDTTAATLRRPAGLAMDARGVALSTSLRQRLSDAAYPLFIHRGVRNVSLHDIQSAAGVGSDELASVYGSRDEAAAEFLARHARDWTVGTVEAGAHARGNTAEERMLAIFDVFDEWFHREDFEACSFISVMLEMGVKHPLGKACIEYLGQSRQIVTGLAEEMGLPEPEEFAHSWHILMKGSIIAAAEGDLRAATRAQGMARALIREHRVSGLAETQTSGIEWSEWDALLSEQDSPNAPRGVSATEHDLSERDAAFALEYGL, encoded by the coding sequence ATGCTTTCGTCAGAGGACACTACCGCCGCGACCCTGAGGCGCCCCGCTGGACTCGCCATGGACGCGAGAGGGGTGGCCCTGAGCACGTCGCTGCGACAACGCCTCAGCGATGCGGCCTACCCCCTGTTCATCCATCGGGGAGTGCGGAACGTCAGTCTTCATGACATCCAGAGCGCGGCGGGAGTCGGCTCTGACGAGCTCGCCTCGGTATACGGCTCCCGGGATGAGGCCGCCGCAGAGTTCCTCGCTCGACATGCGCGTGACTGGACCGTCGGTACCGTCGAGGCCGGTGCGCACGCCCGTGGAAACACGGCCGAGGAACGTATGCTCGCCATCTTCGACGTGTTCGACGAATGGTTCCACCGCGAGGACTTCGAGGCCTGCTCGTTCATCAGCGTCATGCTCGAGATGGGTGTGAAGCATCCGCTGGGCAAGGCCTGCATCGAATACCTCGGGCAGAGTCGTCAGATCGTGACAGGCCTCGCCGAGGAAATGGGACTGCCAGAGCCGGAGGAGTTCGCCCACTCCTGGCACATCCTGATGAAGGGCTCGATCATCGCGGCCGCCGAGGGGGACCTCCGTGCCGCCACCCGCGCTCAGGGCATGGCGCGAGCCCTGATTCGTGAGCACCGGGTGAGCGGGCTCGCCGAGACGCAGACCAGCGGGATCGAGTGGAGCGAGTGGGATGCCCTGCTCAGCGAGCAAGACTCTCCCAATGCCCCGCGCGGAGTCTCCGCCACGGAACATGACCTCTCCGAACGAGACGCTGCATTCGCACTCGAGTACGGCCTGTAG
- a CDS encoding MarR family transcriptional regulator yields MYKQFGSAHTLDGFPAAALVFLRALDSNRHRISREAGVTGSELRALSRVAEAGSMTPKELAESMEMTTGAVTAISTRLVEAQLMRRVDHPSDRRSLFLELTPAADELMKLHYREFESSIGIATEGLNEEDLRACSALLLSVSEQLASIETAAP; encoded by the coding sequence ATGTACAAGCAGTTCGGGTCTGCCCATACGCTCGACGGCTTTCCGGCCGCCGCGCTCGTCTTTCTCCGGGCGCTCGACAGCAACCGCCATCGCATCTCTCGTGAGGCGGGCGTCACCGGCAGCGAGCTTCGTGCCCTGTCCCGGGTGGCCGAGGCCGGGAGCATGACTCCGAAAGAGCTGGCAGAGTCGATGGAGATGACCACCGGCGCCGTCACGGCGATCTCGACCCGGCTCGTCGAGGCTCAGCTGATGCGCCGGGTCGATCATCCGAGCGATCGTCGCAGCCTGTTCCTCGAGCTGACCCCCGCCGCGGATGAACTCATGAAACTGCACTACCGCGAGTTCGAGAGCTCCATCGGAATCGCCACCGAAGGTCTCAATGAAGAAGACCTCCGTGCGTGTTCGGCCCTGCTCCTGTCGGTTTCGGAGCAACTCGCCTCGATCGAAACTGCGGCACCGTAG
- a CDS encoding universal stress protein, which produces MPERITLAIDGGIASAVALEWALARASTTAVDVRLTTIDESGVSVMDSLKQLQAAQALGRAAARFAAVAPLAQVEMVMLRGDAVDRLARESMSADLIVIGSHPVGMLAGLFSATLPLAIAARSACPVVVVPVGWRSSTGPVVVGVDEPTSERAQEFAATEAERLGRELVMVRAWELPPAVTPHLLGVGTVDEAIHDANAELLSSAASSVASRHGALPLREKLSYATPSIALAGGAQKMELVVVGTHHRRGLAEWVHGSVGHELVMHLPCPIAIVPPASLPAVA; this is translated from the coding sequence ATGCCCGAGAGAATCACCCTTGCCATCGATGGCGGGATCGCGAGCGCGGTCGCCCTCGAGTGGGCGCTCGCCCGCGCTTCGACCACGGCGGTGGACGTGCGGCTCACCACGATCGATGAGTCCGGCGTCTCTGTCATGGATTCACTCAAACAACTCCAGGCGGCGCAGGCCCTCGGGAGGGCCGCCGCGCGGTTCGCGGCGGTGGCTCCGCTAGCGCAGGTCGAGATGGTGATGCTCCGGGGCGATGCGGTCGACCGGCTGGCTCGCGAATCGATGAGCGCCGATCTGATCGTCATCGGATCCCACCCCGTCGGAATGCTCGCCGGACTGTTCAGCGCCACCCTTCCGCTGGCCATCGCTGCGCGGAGCGCGTGCCCCGTCGTCGTCGTGCCGGTCGGCTGGCGCTCCTCGACCGGTCCGGTGGTGGTCGGAGTCGACGAACCGACTTCGGAGCGAGCTCAGGAGTTCGCCGCCACCGAGGCCGAACGTCTCGGACGGGAACTCGTGATGGTACGGGCGTGGGAGCTGCCGCCCGCGGTGACCCCTCATCTACTGGGGGTGGGCACCGTCGACGAGGCCATCCACGACGCCAATGCCGAGCTGCTCTCCTCCGCCGCATCCTCCGTGGCGAGCCGTCACGGGGCTCTCCCGCTGCGGGAGAAGCTCAGCTACGCGACACCGTCCATCGCGCTGGCGGGCGGCGCCCAGAAGATGGAACTCGTCGTGGTGGGCACTCATCATCGACGCGGACTGGCAGAGTGGGTGCATGGCTCGGTCGGTCACGAACTGGTGATGCACCTGCCGTGTCCGATCGCGATAGTGCCCCCAGCTTCGCTCCCGGCCGTCGCCTGA
- a CDS encoding DUF2269 family protein has protein sequence MDTLFAVLHVVSAVFIIGPMAILPMTAMRAARAGNGPQVQSLARATSTFTLLSLVVFVLGFAVLGMSDPKDHFSFSSGWIIGSIVLYVLALGINLFVTVPAMKRVAAGASVSSGSDGAVAEGRPDGYGAIAGGSGLASLLLVAVVVLMVWKP, from the coding sequence ATGGACACCCTGTTCGCTGTTCTCCACGTCGTCTCCGCCGTCTTCATCATCGGCCCGATGGCGATCCTGCCCATGACTGCCATGCGTGCCGCCCGCGCGGGCAACGGCCCACAGGTGCAGTCGTTGGCGCGTGCCACATCCACCTTCACGCTGCTGTCGCTCGTCGTCTTCGTGCTCGGTTTCGCCGTACTGGGGATGAGCGATCCGAAGGATCACTTCAGCTTCTCGTCGGGCTGGATCATCGGGTCGATCGTGCTGTACGTGCTCGCTCTCGGGATCAACCTGTTCGTCACCGTCCCGGCGATGAAGCGAGTCGCCGCGGGCGCCTCCGTCTCGAGCGGCTCGGATGGCGCGGTCGCGGAGGGTCGTCCCGACGGCTACGGTGCGATCGCCGGCGGATCCGGCCTCGCCAGCCTGCTGCTGGTCGCCGTGGTGGTGTTGATGGTCTGGAAGCCTTAG
- a CDS encoding endonuclease/exonuclease/phosphatase family protein — MRVISYNLRKNHASGELVELVQKFDPDVLCLQECDTTDLPADVGHLHLADSTKRNRLGLAVYFRTDRFSALETQAFSLKKSLHDMVLKPAHERLIGTRLVDHETDRQLVVASFHAAPLTARNSLRREQIRAAHELLLTLGHGLPTLMVGDYNYPLFTNSLTQKVNESGYDLSLSDRRTYTRYKFFRGHFDFATSVGLGIDNVETLQRGASDHMPIMVSASYREDAVATL, encoded by the coding sequence ATCAGAGTCATCAGTTACAACCTGCGCAAGAATCATGCGAGCGGAGAGCTCGTGGAACTCGTGCAGAAGTTCGACCCGGATGTTCTGTGCCTGCAGGAATGCGACACCACAGACCTCCCGGCGGATGTCGGGCACTTGCATCTGGCCGATTCCACGAAGCGCAACAGGCTCGGCCTCGCCGTCTATTTCCGTACCGACCGCTTCAGCGCGCTCGAGACCCAGGCCTTCTCCCTCAAGAAGTCCCTGCACGACATGGTTCTGAAGCCCGCGCACGAACGCCTGATCGGCACACGGCTGGTCGACCACGAGACCGATCGTCAGCTCGTGGTGGCCTCTTTCCACGCCGCTCCGCTCACCGCGCGCAACTCGCTGCGACGCGAGCAGATCCGCGCGGCCCACGAACTGCTGCTCACCCTCGGACACGGACTTCCCACCCTCATGGTGGGTGACTACAACTATCCACTGTTCACGAATTCACTCACCCAGAAGGTGAACGAATCGGGCTACGACCTCTCGCTCAGCGATCGCCGCACCTACACGCGATACAAGTTCTTCCGCGGCCACTTCGACTTCGCGACCTCCGTCGGCCTGGGCATCGACAATGTCGAGACCCTCCAGCGCGGGGCATCCGACCACATGCCGATCATGGTGAGCGCGTCGTACCGCGAGGACGCGGTAGCCACTCTGTAG
- a CDS encoding bifunctional RecB family nuclease/DEAD/DEAH box helicase, with the protein MFLLDDGTVVYSASDLSAAAGCEWAVMRKLDARLGRIAAPPATTDDMLERAARLGDRHEERFLERLRTETPVVEIPRPESPTDPAEVVELTTAAFEAGAPAVYQAAFFDGRFLGYADFIIRNASGAYEVYDTKLARHAKITALLQLAAYGEQLQRLGIPTADRVSLILGDDSVSEHRLADILPVYRHRRARLEQAIDERVSDGSATEWGDPRYVACGGCAVCEEQVQLHRDLLLVAGLRVTQRARLIESGIDTIELLAEATGPVAGISDTTLTALREQAIVQLSPGLAWRVVDPAALAAIPVSDPGDIFFDFEGDPLHQEGTEWGLDYLFGLVEADETFRSFWAHDLAGEKQALLEFLDYVGERRRAHPAMHIYHYASYERTHLLGIAARHGVGEEAVDDLLRNGVLVDLYPIVKQSLRVGSRSYSLKKLEPLYMGSRGRTGVDNAADSISEYVRSRDLLEAGDAGEAARVLAEIASYNEYDCVSTLALRDWLLERAAENAVSPATRDELVLDVPLPEPDPVYVELAAIVAEFPSGERTADQTALALASAAIDYHRREGKSFWWDHFARLVAPLEEWADSRDVFVVEGAEVVRRWGIEGRARNQSRVLRLTGTAAPGSSFGGADAPWVVYDPPFPPIAAGRDPAARVAHSRSAVITADDGSLLLTERLASGAPPYDEVPLALAPGSPPNPGTQVTAISEWGRSVLDAYPQMIPNAALDILRRSAPRGAGDAVTATRGTIAERMRDSLLALDHSYLAVQGPPGTGKTWNGARVVADLVKNHGWRIGVVAQSHATVENMLSAVVAAGLEPALVGKKPRPGGESERTAWTPLTDRSLGDFTAQAGFVLGGTAWLFSNEGRIPRESLDLLVIDEAGQFSLAATIAASVSATRLLLLGDPQQLPQVSQGTHPEPVDVSALGWLSDGHDVLPPEFGYFLDVSHRMHPAVCAPVSRLSYEGRLHSHPSDRSLAGVAPGLHPVPVIAHDNSTSSPEEAAAVLAIVRDVVGRAWTSAGTTTELGPEDVIVVAPYNAHVQLLRETLDEAGFEAVAVGTVDRFQGREAAVAIVSLAASSAADVPRGLEFLLLANRLNVAISRAQWAAWLVYSPGITESLPTSITALAQLSAFITLVEEAG; encoded by the coding sequence ATGTTCCTGCTCGATGACGGCACCGTCGTCTATTCCGCCTCCGACCTCAGCGCGGCAGCCGGCTGCGAATGGGCGGTGATGCGCAAGCTCGATGCTCGCCTCGGGCGCATCGCGGCACCCCCCGCGACCACCGACGACATGCTCGAGCGGGCCGCGCGCCTCGGCGACCGGCACGAGGAGCGTTTTCTCGAACGCCTGCGAACGGAGACGCCGGTGGTGGAGATCCCCCGGCCCGAGAGCCCGACCGATCCGGCCGAGGTTGTCGAGCTCACCACCGCGGCATTCGAGGCGGGGGCGCCGGCGGTATACCAGGCCGCATTCTTCGACGGCCGGTTCCTCGGCTATGCGGACTTCATCATCCGCAATGCCTCCGGCGCGTACGAGGTGTACGACACGAAGCTTGCCCGGCATGCGAAGATCACCGCGCTCTTACAACTCGCGGCCTACGGTGAGCAACTGCAGCGGCTCGGCATCCCGACCGCCGACAGGGTCTCGCTGATCCTCGGCGACGACAGCGTGAGCGAACACCGCCTCGCCGACATCCTCCCGGTGTACCGCCATCGACGCGCTCGACTCGAACAGGCGATCGACGAGCGGGTGTCCGATGGCTCGGCGACGGAGTGGGGCGACCCCCGATACGTCGCCTGCGGTGGCTGCGCGGTCTGCGAAGAACAGGTACAACTGCACCGGGACCTCCTGCTCGTCGCCGGCCTTCGCGTCACCCAGCGTGCCCGCTTGATCGAATCGGGCATCGACACCATCGAGCTGCTCGCCGAGGCGACCGGGCCGGTGGCCGGGATCTCCGATACCACGCTCACCGCCCTCCGCGAGCAGGCTATCGTGCAACTCTCGCCGGGGCTGGCCTGGCGGGTCGTCGATCCCGCCGCCCTCGCCGCCATCCCCGTGTCAGACCCGGGAGACATCTTCTTCGACTTCGAGGGTGACCCACTGCACCAGGAGGGCACCGAATGGGGGCTCGACTACCTCTTCGGGCTGGTCGAAGCCGATGAGACGTTCCGGTCGTTCTGGGCTCATGATCTCGCGGGGGAGAAGCAGGCTCTGCTCGAATTCCTGGACTACGTCGGGGAGCGTCGGCGCGCGCATCCGGCGATGCATATCTATCACTACGCGTCGTACGAGCGCACCCACCTGCTGGGGATCGCGGCACGGCATGGAGTGGGCGAGGAGGCAGTCGACGACCTTCTGCGAAACGGCGTGCTCGTCGACCTCTATCCGATAGTGAAGCAGTCGCTGCGGGTGGGGAGCCGCAGCTATTCGCTCAAGAAGCTGGAACCGCTCTATATGGGTTCGCGAGGCCGCACCGGTGTCGACAACGCTGCCGATTCGATCAGCGAGTACGTGCGCTCCCGCGACCTCCTCGAAGCCGGCGATGCGGGCGAGGCAGCGCGCGTTCTCGCGGAGATCGCGAGCTACAACGAATACGACTGCGTCTCGACGCTCGCCCTGCGCGACTGGCTGCTCGAGCGGGCTGCCGAGAACGCGGTTTCCCCGGCGACGCGGGACGAGCTCGTCCTCGACGTGCCCCTTCCCGAGCCGGATCCGGTCTACGTCGAGCTCGCCGCCATCGTCGCGGAGTTCCCCTCGGGGGAGCGCACGGCCGACCAGACGGCGCTCGCGCTCGCCTCGGCGGCCATCGACTACCACCGGCGCGAAGGCAAGAGCTTCTGGTGGGATCACTTCGCCCGGCTCGTCGCACCGCTCGAGGAGTGGGCAGACTCGCGCGATGTCTTCGTCGTGGAGGGTGCGGAGGTCGTGCGTCGCTGGGGGATCGAGGGGCGCGCCCGAAACCAATCCCGCGTGCTGCGGCTCACCGGCACTGCAGCCCCCGGAAGCTCCTTCGGCGGTGCGGATGCCCCGTGGGTGGTCTACGACCCGCCATTCCCGCCGATCGCGGCGGGTCGCGATCCCGCCGCCCGGGTCGCCCACTCCCGCTCGGCCGTCATCACAGCCGATGACGGCTCTCTGCTGCTGACCGAGAGGCTGGCATCCGGCGCTCCGCCCTATGACGAGGTGCCGCTCGCGCTCGCCCCCGGGTCGCCGCCGAATCCGGGCACCCAGGTCACGGCGATCTCCGAATGGGGTCGTTCCGTGCTCGACGCCTATCCGCAGATGATCCCGAACGCCGCTCTGGACATCCTCCGCCGTAGCGCACCACGCGGCGCGGGCGACGCCGTCACCGCCACGCGAGGCACGATTGCCGAAAGAATGCGGGATTCCCTTCTCGCCCTCGATCACTCGTATCTCGCGGTGCAGGGACCACCCGGCACGGGGAAGACCTGGAATGGGGCGCGGGTCGTCGCCGACCTGGTGAAGAACCACGGCTGGCGCATCGGCGTGGTGGCACAGTCCCATGCCACTGTCGAGAACATGCTCAGCGCGGTGGTCGCCGCGGGACTCGAGCCCGCTCTCGTCGGCAAGAAGCCGCGCCCGGGCGGGGAGTCCGAGCGGACAGCCTGGACACCCCTGACCGACCGATCGCTCGGCGACTTCACCGCGCAAGCCGGCTTCGTCCTCGGCGGCACCGCCTGGCTGTTCAGCAACGAGGGGCGTATTCCGCGCGAATCCCTCGACCTGTTGGTGATCGACGAGGCCGGGCAGTTCTCCCTCGCCGCCACGATCGCCGCCTCCGTCAGCGCCACGCGCCTGCTGTTGCTCGGCGACCCGCAGCAGCTGCCCCAGGTGAGCCAGGGCACGCATCCGGAGCCGGTGGATGTCTCGGCGCTGGGATGGCTGAGCGACGGTCACGACGTGCTGCCGCCCGAGTTCGGCTACTTTCTCGACGTGAGTCACCGCATGCATCCGGCTGTCTGCGCCCCCGTCTCGAGGCTGTCCTATGAGGGCCGTCTGCACTCTCATCCCTCGGATCGAAGTCTCGCCGGGGTCGCGCCCGGGCTGCATCCGGTGCCGGTCATCGCGCACGACAATTCGACATCATCCCCGGAGGAGGCCGCCGCCGTGCTGGCGATCGTGCGGGACGTGGTCGGCCGCGCCTGGACCTCGGCCGGCACCACGACAGAACTCGGGCCCGAGGATGTCATCGTGGTTGCGCCGTACAACGCTCACGTCCAGCTGCTGCGCGAGACCCTCGACGAGGCCGGTTTCGAGGCGGTGGCAGTGGGTACCGTCGACCGGTTCCAGGGCAGGGAGGCGGCCGTCGCGATCGTCTCGCTCGCGGCGTCGTCGGCGGCGGATGTGCCGCGCGGACTCGAGTTCCTACTTCTGGCGAACAGGCTGAATGTCGCGATCTCACGCGCACAGTGGGCCGCCTGGCTCGTCTACTCGCCCGGGATCACCGAATCGCTGCCCACGAGCATCACCGCGCTGGCCCAGCTGAGCGCGTTCATCACTCTGGTGGAGGAGGCGGGGTAG
- a CDS encoding phosphotransferase — MVPDGGVRARRYLDDGRGAVVELPAGDVTVGVIRIGETVRRPHQRQSWAVASYLDHLASVGFTIDGSPASPRFLGLDAEGRDTLTFIPGDVAEAVLEPWVLTDALLESVAVLVTALHRASAGFEPVAEPFPAREIAQDPFELVTHLDVTPQNVVVRDGRAIGLVDFDLAGPSTRFTDSVNAAMHWVPLRDPVDLPASSRGLDQLARLKIFADASDWTVAERRSCARFAADRAALSWRRMRLRAESGGGWARLWQEGVGDVIERRRLWLLDRETAIVNTLLSPV, encoded by the coding sequence ATGGTTCCAGACGGCGGGGTGAGGGCGAGAAGGTACCTCGACGATGGCCGCGGCGCGGTCGTCGAGCTGCCCGCGGGCGATGTCACTGTCGGCGTCATCCGCATCGGCGAGACCGTGCGCCGGCCTCACCAAAGACAGTCCTGGGCCGTTGCGAGCTACCTCGATCACCTCGCCTCTGTGGGGTTCACCATCGACGGTTCCCCCGCGAGTCCCCGGTTTCTCGGGCTCGATGCCGAAGGGCGGGACACGCTGACCTTCATCCCCGGGGATGTGGCCGAGGCCGTGCTCGAGCCCTGGGTGCTCACGGACGCCCTGCTCGAATCGGTCGCCGTGCTCGTCACCGCGTTGCACCGCGCCTCCGCCGGATTCGAACCCGTCGCGGAGCCGTTTCCCGCTCGAGAGATCGCCCAGGATCCATTCGAGCTCGTGACCCACCTGGACGTGACCCCGCAGAATGTCGTCGTTCGCGATGGCCGCGCCATCGGTCTCGTCGACTTCGACCTCGCCGGACCGAGCACTCGGTTCACCGATTCGGTGAACGCGGCGATGCACTGGGTGCCGCTGCGCGACCCGGTCGACCTCCCCGCCTCATCCAGGGGTCTCGACCAGCTTGCGCGCCTGAAGATATTCGCGGATGCGTCGGACTGGACCGTCGCCGAGCGCCGAAGCTGTGCACGCTTCGCGGCCGATCGCGCCGCCCTGAGCTGGCGCCGGATGAGGCTTCGTGCGGAGTCCGGGGGAGGCTGGGCCCGCCTGTGGCAGGAGGGCGTCGGCGACGTCATCGAGCGTCGGCGACTCTGGTTGCTCGATCGTGAGACCGCCATCGTGAACACACTGCTGTCACCGGTGTGA
- a CDS encoding DUF2510 domain-containing protein: MSLTLQSDTEAQPAAPSRRSALHGVGPVPAEPGEGTVAAATSAIAAGWYADPMGAPLSRWWDGTAWTAELSAEAPAEPGTEVRATVESPAAEVNSVPAAADPVAALPPVAPATPSALPADAPAVPLSRRQLRELVGPLTTGPVPTDTTQAGPVAVEVTDVAVAGLLVAPEAAPLTSAAFAAGAATESAAPSPFEALFSSSPAERESAESAAFDATAFLGTAPVSDSSVARPWIGAAAPLVPAASVPEAVTVQPSPTIRAEAPAAVVAESATPSFSAGPLGFILPPDPFATPAASGGADPLVTAPTFAPPVAPAIVPTVAKPTRSNTAAIWLFVLLPILHVALVWFVLVWLDLGGDPLVRYSVLGAPLFLYLVFAFADRRVLRSRGFERPASVVLALIPPVYLLVRAIRVGAAGVVPLLLWLLLQTAAYSFVLLQFPAVFALAPLTPAADSAPVAVVSGPITDAQRAAELTPKGMAAELTRQTLAKNLTFSSISCPAIAVNLDGTAVTCIGTLDSVKMNLNVVIDSTLPNSAFALVSEAPAS; the protein is encoded by the coding sequence GTGTCACTCACTCTGCAATCGGATACCGAGGCGCAGCCCGCTGCGCCGTCTCGAAGAAGCGCGCTTCACGGAGTGGGACCGGTGCCCGCCGAGCCAGGGGAAGGCACGGTCGCTGCGGCGACATCCGCGATCGCCGCCGGATGGTACGCCGATCCCATGGGCGCGCCCCTGTCCCGCTGGTGGGACGGAACCGCGTGGACCGCGGAATTGAGCGCCGAAGCTCCCGCAGAACCCGGTACCGAAGTGAGAGCCACCGTCGAGTCGCCGGCTGCGGAAGTGAACAGCGTGCCCGCAGCCGCGGATCCCGTGGCGGCACTCCCGCCCGTGGCTCCGGCGACACCTTCCGCTCTGCCCGCGGACGCCCCTGCAGTACCCCTCAGTCGCCGGCAGCTGCGTGAGCTCGTCGGACCGCTCACCACGGGCCCCGTTCCGACCGACACCACGCAGGCCGGCCCGGTTGCCGTCGAGGTAACGGATGTCGCCGTCGCCGGCCTTCTCGTCGCTCCGGAAGCCGCGCCCCTGACCTCCGCGGCCTTCGCTGCGGGTGCCGCCACCGAATCGGCCGCGCCATCGCCCTTCGAGGCGCTGTTCTCTTCCTCCCCCGCCGAGCGGGAGTCAGCGGAATCGGCCGCATTCGACGCGACCGCCTTCCTCGGGACTGCTCCCGTCTCCGATTCGTCGGTCGCGCGCCCCTGGATCGGAGCCGCCGCGCCGCTGGTGCCCGCGGCATCCGTCCCCGAGGCCGTGACGGTGCAGCCGAGTCCGACGATTCGCGCAGAGGCGCCCGCCGCGGTCGTGGCCGAATCGGCCACCCCGTCGTTCTCCGCCGGGCCTCTGGGATTCATCCTCCCGCCGGATCCTTTCGCCACTCCCGCAGCATCGGGTGGGGCGGACCCGCTCGTCACGGCTCCCACGTTCGCACCGCCCGTGGCGCCCGCAATCGTCCCGACAGTCGCCAAGCCGACGCGGTCGAACACAGCAGCCATCTGGCTCTTCGTGCTGCTGCCCATCCTTCACGTCGCTCTTGTCTGGTTCGTGCTCGTGTGGCTGGATCTCGGGGGCGACCCCCTGGTGCGCTATTCCGTGCTCGGTGCACCGCTGTTCCTCTACCTCGTCTTCGCGTTCGCCGACCGTCGCGTGCTCCGCTCGCGCGGCTTCGAGCGTCCGGCTTCTGTCGTCCTCGCCCTCATCCCTCCCGTCTACCTCCTGGTGCGGGCCATCCGTGTGGGGGCCGCGGGAGTCGTGCCCCTTCTCCTGTGGCTGCTTCTGCAGACCGCGGCGTACTCCTTCGTGCTCCTGCAGTTCCCGGCGGTATTCGCCCTTGCTCCACTCACGCCCGCCGCCGATTCCGCGCCGGTGGCCGTCGTCAGCGGTCCGATCACCGATGCCCAGCGCGCCGCAGAGCTGACCCCGAAGGGAATGGCGGCAGAGCTCACCCGGCAGACCCTGGCGAAGAACCTCACGTTCTCGTCGATCAGCTGCCCCGCGATTGCGGTCAACCTCGATGGAACCGCGGTCACCTGTATCGGCACCCTCGATTCGGTGAAGATGAATCTCAATGTGGTCATCGACTCGACCCTGCCCAACTCCGCCTTCGCCCTCGTGAGCGAAGCACCGGCCAGCTGA
- a CDS encoding DUF2510 domain-containing protein, whose amino-acid sequence MDDGGLVVAPPGWFADPVGLSDLRWWSGAEWTAHVAPSPTMHPADIPRPGTVLGSVALAHGSTPVPPPGSFVAAQPVTPAYSLFAETPAESQDRRSAVAPSTPAATFGATRWNTVGAWALGATPLIGVVSGIGMLFVSKLLPQAWWWSLPIALLPLLWTIVAATRDRIALGTFGYDRLPSRWWLLVGPLAYLIARTVFVRRQSGRGSAPLWWYLAVSLIVTALVIAAGFLVFARISAALHTG is encoded by the coding sequence GTGGATGATGGCGGGCTCGTCGTCGCTCCGCCGGGGTGGTTCGCCGATCCGGTCGGTCTGAGCGACCTGCGCTGGTGGAGCGGTGCCGAGTGGACGGCCCACGTGGCGCCGAGCCCCACGATGCATCCCGCGGATATTCCGCGCCCCGGCACCGTGCTCGGCAGTGTCGCCCTGGCGCACGGCTCGACGCCGGTGCCTCCTCCCGGGTCGTTCGTTGCCGCCCAGCCCGTGACGCCGGCCTATTCACTCTTCGCGGAGACCCCCGCCGAATCGCAGGATCGGCGCTCCGCCGTCGCTCCGTCCACTCCTGCGGCCACCTTCGGGGCAACCCGTTGGAACACCGTCGGAGCCTGGGCGCTCGGCGCCACTCCGCTGATCGGTGTGGTCAGCGGCATCGGGATGCTGTTTGTGAGCAAGCTCCTGCCGCAGGCTTGGTGGTGGTCGCTCCCGATCGCCCTGTTGCCCCTTCTGTGGACGATCGTCGCGGCCACCAGGGACCGCATCGCTCTCGGTACCTTCGGCTACGATCGCCTTCCCAGTCGGTGGTGGTTGCTCGTCGGCCCGCTCGCATACCTCATCGCTCGCACGGTCTTCGTGCGCCGGCAGTCCGGCCGCGGATCCGCCCCGCTCTGGTGGTATCTCGCCGTCTCGCTGATCGTCACCGCGCTGGTCATCGCCGCGGGGTTCCTGGTCTTCGCGCGGATTTCTGCCGCCCTCCACACCGGCTGA